ACCCCCTCTTCAAACTCCACAACACCGACACAGTAAGGATTCTTCCTGTTGAAACCCTCTGCTACCATCGAAGGGGGGCCAACATGGATGGCGGTAAAGGCAGCCAATTTCCCCTTGCCCTTCATTTCCACCCATTCCATCTCCGAAGAGTAACATTCTATGCAAATGGGGCGGGGAGGGAGATAAAGGGCGCCGCAACCCTTGCACTTACAGCCCATCAGTTTATCTTCGTTAAGAAACTGTTTATACGATACGTCACTAAAAGCTCTATTCTCCATAGGTCTTTACCTCCTGATTATCTTCTCTCGAGAATCGTGAATGTGCAGGTGCCCCCTGTTCCTCCCAGGTTGTGGGCGCCGCCAATCCTCAGATTCTTATTGGGAATCTGTCTCTTTCCCGCTTTACCTCTCAACTGCTCCCAAAGCTCTTCCAATTGGGCGACACCGGTAGCTCCCACGGGGTGACCTTTACACTTCAATCCCCCGGAAGTATTGATCGGAATCGGGCCATCCAGTCTTGTCAGACCGCTTTCCACTGCCTTGTACGCCTCGCCGGGCTTGAAAAATCCGAGGTCTTCCATGTGGATGATTTCCGCAATGCTGAAACAATCGTGGACTTCGGCGAACTGGATATCCCCCGGTTTCAGTCCCGACATCTCATAAGCCTCCTTCGCGGCATGCCTTGTGGCTTCAAAACAGGTTAAATCTCTGGCGGCATGCAGTCCTTTGCCGCTTCCCTGTCCCAATCCCACGACATACAGGGGATCGTCGGTAAAATCCCTGGCGATATCTTCCGCCACAAGCAGGGCACAGCTTGCCCCATCACTTATGGGACAACAGTCGTAGAGGTTCATCGGCCAGGCCACCGGGGGGTTTGCCTTTGGGTCCCGGAGAAAATCCTTTTCATCTCTCCATATTGGCAAAGGTTCACCCTTTTTCTTCGCACTTTCCCTCTTCTGGTTCATAAGATCGGCAATGGTGAGTTTGAACTGCGCCCTCGGGTTTAACGGCGCATTATTATGGCTTTTTATCGTAACATTCATGAGATGTTCACGAGAAGCTCCATACCTGGCGAAATAGGCCGTGGCCAACGCCCCAAAAACAGCGGGGAAGGTAAAACCGACCTGCATTTCGTATGGCGCAAGGGCCAGACCCAAACCCTCGGCAACCTCTTCTGTTGTCCGCTTTGACATCTCTTCCACGCCACCGACCAGCACAATGTCATAGAATCCGGAGGCGACGGCAAAGACGCCCTCCCGGAAGGCAAGGGCGCTTGAGGCGCAGGCGCCTTCAGTCCTCGTTGCGGGTATCGGCGACAGCCCTAAAATATCCGAGATTATTGGACCCCAATGGGCCTGATGTACAAAGAAATCGCTGGTAAAGTTCCCCAGATAGAGGGCATCTATATCCTTCGGGTCAACTCCTTTGTCCACAGAGGCAAGCATTTCTTTAAAAGCCTCCACGAACAGATCCTTTGAATCTTTATCCTTGTACACGTTAAACGGAGTCATGCCGACTCCCACCACTGCTACTCCTCTTCCCAATTTTCTCCGCCTTTTCATATTAAAATCCTCCGTACTTAAAAAGTGAATTCTTATCTCTCACGGGCCATGATGTTTGACAGACAGGAGGAAACCTTCGTGGCCAGTCGCTTGAGCAGGCTCGTATCCATCCCTGGCTGGTACCGCAACCTGGAAAAATCACCATGGTTTAAACTGCCGATAATATCGCCATCAAGGGTGAGGGGGGCTATGGCAAGGGATTTGATTAAAAATTTCTTGCTCTGGGGAAAGAGCTTATAAAAGGGTTTCAGATCACCGTTGGCAAGGACAGGCATTGTATCATGGGCAATAAGATCGAGGAACACTGCCTGTTCTATAATGTTCAAACGATCCTTAAATATCTCGGAAGAATACAGCGTCTCAACCAGGCTCGACAC
The window above is part of the Syntrophales bacterium genome. Proteins encoded here:
- a CDS encoding GAF domain-containing protein produces the protein MNEEILKIVKKNEEIARKFSKIETKISSASSASELFEALLPGIEEEFEISFVWLSLVANGKGLPRIKREVSSLVETLYSSEIFKDRLNIIEQAVFLDLIAHDTMPVLANGDLKPFYKLFPQSKKFLIKSLAIAPLTLDGDIIGSLNHGDFSRLRYQPGMDTSLLKRLATKVSSCLSNIMARER
- a CDS encoding zinc ribbon domain-containing protein translates to MENRAFSDVSYKQFLNEDKLMGCKCKGCGALYLPPRPICIECYSSEMEWVEMKGKGKLAAFTAIHVGPPSMVAEGFNRKNPYCVGVVEFEEGV